In cyanobiont of Ornithocercus magnificus, the following are encoded in one genomic region:
- a CDS encoding integrase, producing MTIAPLGTGISVAMSTVFAGMDKADALAFVSRMFDAATAGDDIWTDDEIIERFLQQCSRTGSRETRDGYARELYAFRSWLKARSRTAGLSLVTPQVAEDWVAFERAAVERGDRQPRSFNRRIAAVSALFRWASEPKRSSSTGIVRCPLPRRQMLEVVKQPRPLTYADLDRIIEAITLAGHQRDLVLVKGAYLVGCRVSELAALRWRDVEAVGDGGLIHLIGKGSKPRTVRVSDATLKLFNSIRPIGIDELAWVFPSSRCGKGHLTRQGIGSRVRYWGYVALGNGTRVWPQRLRTSHATHAIRNGVDIFTLQATLGHSSTSTTQDYVAVSPDNSSSLKLG from the coding sequence ATGACCATTGCGCCTTTAGGAACTGGCATCTCTGTTGCTATGTCAACAGTCTTTGCCGGCATGGACAAGGCTGATGCTCTTGCATTTGTCTCTCGAATGTTCGATGCTGCCACTGCTGGTGATGACATCTGGACTGACGATGAGATTATCGAGCGTTTTCTGCAACAATGCAGCCGTACCGGAAGTAGGGAGACTCGCGATGGCTATGCCCGTGAGCTTTACGCATTCCGTAGCTGGCTCAAGGCAAGGAGCCGCACTGCGGGTTTATCCTTAGTTACGCCGCAGGTAGCTGAGGACTGGGTGGCTTTTGAGCGCGCTGCTGTTGAGCGTGGCGATAGGCAACCACGCAGTTTCAACCGTCGCATTGCTGCAGTTTCAGCATTATTCCGCTGGGCTAGCGAACCTAAACGCTCTAGCAGCACTGGCATTGTTCGTTGTCCGCTGCCGCGCCGCCAGATGCTTGAGGTGGTCAAGCAGCCAAGGCCGCTAACTTATGCTGACCTGGATCGAATAATTGAAGCGATTACGCTAGCTGGTCATCAGCGTGACCTAGTGCTGGTCAAAGGAGCGTATCTAGTCGGATGTCGGGTCTCTGAGCTTGCTGCATTGAGGTGGCGAGATGTCGAGGCTGTAGGGGATGGTGGCCTGATACATTTAATTGGCAAAGGTAGTAAGCCACGCACTGTGCGAGTTAGTGACGCCACACTCAAATTATTTAACTCGATTCGACCTATAGGTATAGATGAACTGGCATGGGTATTTCCCTCAAGCCGCTGTGGCAAAGGTCATCTGACGCGCCAAGGAATAGGTAGCAGAGTACGTTATTGGGGTTATGTAGCTCTTGGAAATGGAACTAGAGTATGGCCACAAAGATTGAGAACTTCACATGCAACGCACGCAATCCGTAATGGGGTAGACATATTTACGCTGCAAGCGACTCTGGGTCATTCATCAACTTCAACAACGCAAGATTATGTTGCCGTGAGCCCAGATAACAGCAGTTCACTGAAACTAGGCTAA